Part of the Prunus dulcis chromosome 8, ALMONDv2, whole genome shotgun sequence genome is shown below.
GTGGTGCATTGTTATCGATATATTCTAACACACACAGTGCACATGACAACCACTTAAAAATCcatttgcttaattaattacatatcCGATCCAAGTTAATTAGGTTTTGACAGAAACAAAACCCTAATCATCAATCATCACAACCATTGGCCTCTTTGATCATGTGTTGCCACACATGAACCCTTGAAAATCCAAAGGCTAGCATGCCTCAAAGTAGAAGATTTTAATTTGATATCTAATTAATCCTAATTAAGCTATGTACTATTTGTGAATCAAACATGGTCTGGACCACCACTGTAGTAGCTTAAGCATCTTTTCCCATGTTTCCGGTGAGATTTACCACTTGGAAAAACCAAGCTAATTAAGGACCAACCTATTAAAAAGTGAGGAAAAAGTACAAATTTGCATAAGAAAGCAACCACCTTATTATCTTAAATTAACATGATTAGTAGTTTTCATGTTTAATTATGCAGAAAAGTACGCTAGTCGTCGGTGGAAAAAAGCGCTAATTAGGCATTTTGGCCAAATAATTAGGCACCCAAAGGGAATTAATTAGCTTATATAGGCAAAACCATTAGGCACCCTAAGGGTATTAGTTTATGGTCTTCACAGCAAATGGCAAACAGATTCTGTGGATTGAGGAAATGATGATCTGGGATTAAAAAAGCTCTCTCAATCAAACCATGCAAACtacaatattattattataaattaatagCCCTGTTTATACTCCATGCCACAAAAGTTTGTGGCCCAAGTGCATGCATGGACTTGTATTCAAATGCCTTTGTACATATACATAGCAGTGAAATGATTATTTggccccctctctctctccccccctctctctctctctccccctctctctttctgatGACGACACTCTGACATATGGCAATAGTGTGATGCTGTGGACATAAAGGGTTTGGCAACAAAgacatgatgatgatgatgaagagtGAGTGACATAGAAAGGTTGTGTGTTGTGTATGTATCAGCCAAGGCAGAGGGCAGAGGCTGCCTCTGTATTAGTCTCAGAGGCTCTCAATACTCTCTgcacccttttcttttctttttctctctttttccctgcttcttcttctttttctttttctttttttgttctttttttgtttttgcattttctttaTGTCTCTTTCCCAAACTAGTACAATTTATTCTATGTTTGAGCCAATTAGCAGACATCATGACCTAGATTCTACAGCTAGAATCctgattttctttcaaaaaaagaaaaaagtgcatgcataaaaatgaaaattttgagtaCCCAAATGATCCTTTTGTGATTTATGAAATGGGTCCCTGTAACCCAAGTTGATGCCCAAATTGCAGTTGCATGGGCCCCTGCAAATTTGTATGGTTTCTTTGGGTTTGCTACTTGCAAGATGAGTTTGACCTGAGTTGGGTACTTGGGTCAAGTTCTGATTGGGAATTTGGGGTAGACTTGGGTTAGTACATTTAGGTTTGGGTTGGATCTGGATTGGAAGAACTTGCAACCCAACCCCCCCAAACTTATCCCAAGAGCAAGCTGCCCAACTAATCTATACAAGTCTTTGGACTTGGGTCACTGTGTTATGAGTTTCTTGTTGAactaatctttttctttcttttagggGTGATTCTTTGTTCAGACTAGGTTTAGTATGAACTGTTAAACCAAAAACTACAAGCAACGGAAGCTCATCATGATTTGAACAAagatctctattaaaaaaataaaaaatcataatgtAATAAGATCAAAGAGGTTTAAGTTCTGTGAGAAGAGTTCAATGAAAATCAATTGTCGGAGTTCTAACATATGCAACAATATCTCGGTACTTCTTTTTTCCACATGAGAAGATGtccaaaattcaaatcctCCCTCCTGAGTCATACTTGAACCAACGTTGAATTTAAGtataataaaaagaagctAAAATTTGGATGAATTGTAAGAAGATGTGTGGTTTTATTCCATTTTGAGGGAACTGAGTAGGAATGTGCTGTTGAATATAGAGATTTTATATACaataaaaagtcaattttGAACTTAACTATACATATGCCTAATCCCTTGGTCAGGACCAAATACAATGTCTCAAACTTTTGCTTGCTGTGCCTCAGCTGACCCAACCACACTCAACAGATTTTGCCACCTCCAAACCAACTATTTTAGACCAAATCTTTGAATCCAACAAGTAGTTTTTGGGTGATTGCATATTTGCCTACCAAATGGTTCTCACTTCCAAACCATCAAAGAAAGATGGCTGTTGACCTCATCCTCTATTGTCCTAAAATAATCCATCAAATTATTCATATAGTCCAATATAACAGTTAGGTTCTAAATAggattataaaatatttataagacAAGAGAAATGTGATTTTGATCCCAGTTGGTCTCATAGCCACCCCTAATATTAACTTTTGACTAATGGGAAGACTCTTCTTTGTGATTGGTTCAATTTTACTGTTCTGGTTTCTGAGCtgacatttttatttttattttaagaaatagaaaaaaaattataaaaaaatccaagtGGGTACCTGCAGAGAGGCATAGAAATAATTATAAAGAGAAGCATGACAATTACAtaagtttttattaattaatatactttaatgggaaaaaaattaaatgagaatGCAAAATGTGAAGGGGAGTTCATGATGGTCTCTGGTCTTCTTCCTTTCACGTTCCTCTTGTCTTGaccttctcttcttcaatgTCCACCAATCCCTTCATtatcaatttaatttcttattaattaatttaataccaTCATTATCAAAGATTAATTTATTCTTAATTGCTCTGATTTGCAAAGGTAATTAAAATGCATGACCTTAACGAAATGGATTTGCTTGTCGTAATTGTAAGATTCCACCAAAGCATTTGTGTGTATACCTCCGGCACGCAATCAAACCCAAACATCTTCTTGGATATGTATCTCCACGTCTCTAAACTGTTCAAGGAAGCAACCCCATCAAGCCTCCTTCCCATTGCGTGTGAAAGagctcttttttcttctcaaatgAACTCCAAAGCAGTTTCTAGGTAAGCTTTACAACCACATAATGAAGTTCTTGACTTGTATTATATCTCTTACATTTTGAGTATTAAAGTCATGACGAACAAGTAAATTCACTTCACatagaaaaaattattagTTCAGTTTAATCCAGTAAAAATTAGTCCACTTCACCACGACAGCTCCTTATACAAAGTCAATCAGCCAcccaaatataataaaaagaaaacgaagATTATAGCCTACCCTTTGAATAATTCATGATTCCGCTTTTGCATATAATACATATGTTACTAGGTATCAATTTAAAACCATTGATTAAACAAATTCTTGTTTTTTCAGTACAATTCGGGATCGAAAGGCCGAGAAAGAGACAACATTTAAGCATTAGCCAAATCACTGAAGTTCTTGTTCAAATAAGTAAACTAAGAATTTGACAGCACCCCACCTACCAGATCAGTGGCATTATCCAAATGGAGAAATGTAAATCATATCGATTATTATTATAGTAGATGCACCTGTAAAACCAACATTTAAGTCCAATTGATGACAGGTTACTCCAGAAGGGACATGACCTCCTCTTGTTTTTATGAGTAGGGAAGGGAAGAAGAATAATTCATTGAGAAAgcaattacaaaacaaaaaaataatgaaaaattgaagcaGCTTAATTGTCAAAACTCAAGACCGCGTTTGGAGGAAACAGCTTTGGGCACACGGCAAAGCCTCGCTTTCACACTGCTGTAGGAATAAGACATTTTCATTGCTCAGCTTCTGAAAGCGTACATACTGGAGGGAGAGTAGTAGTGGAGTGCGTCAACACGACTGCGTTTGTGTGATGAGACGGATACGTTGGAGAATAATAAAAAGCATTAAGCAaggtatttatttatatttgaatgtaTCTTCAACAACATAGGTACAAACATTTCATTTACACGTATGAAcatctttaaattattaaaatcaaatagttAGTTACCTtccatttttatcttttcttttcctacatttttaaaatttatttattgtccTTTCTGTCATGCAATGTTTTATGATAACCAAAACTGTTCTTTTTCGAGATCATCCTTCGAAACTCAATCAAACTGAAAAATCGAAAAATAGTGTGATAATTTAGTGTGTGAGATGAGTATGTCGGAACATGCATTAACAATGTGATAATTCAATTCATCTATTTATTCGATAACAATTCTATGATTGAACAATTTCTGGGTTAGTTAATTTTTTAAGAGAGACAATGACAACCTAGAAAATAGACAATTCTGATCATCAAATTACGTTATAGAATaagaatagaaagaaaaagtagtTAGCATTTCCTTCCTCAATCATACCAATCATGTACGCcaccatttatttttggaaaacaacaaaaaaatgtcTGCCTCCGTTCCTTACATTTGCAAAACAATGTAGTCCATGTGAATTTATactcaaaattattaaattagtAGGCAATCACAAGTGTCCTAATTAAGCCACGCAAAAGCTAAACCGCATTAAAATTATTGAGTGTGgcatacataaatattatatatatcatatcaTAAAATGATGCTCTTCAACATGTGCATTAAAGGCATGAACCACATGGGAGGCTGCCATGGGTTTCATCAGCCTATTATCAACATGTGGTTCCTGGTGGTGGCCTTTGCCTATTCTTTGGCTCTCTGTCTTCCTTCGTGCATGTCTCTTTTCTTTATGTACTTGGCTTtacacctctctctctctctctgtctctctctgcgCCATCCCCAGTACTAGTGCATGCATTTGCCTGCTGTGCCTGCGCTGTTCACGTTGCATTTCTAATAATACCACACCCCACCCCTTTAATTAACatatttaaagaagaaaattaaatgcacaaaaccaaattaacTAAACACCTTGACTTGAAAATCGAAAATagcaaacaacaaacaaaagtgGGTTAGGTCAGTAGACAGTAAACGTGTCATACTACAGTCAAGTTTGAATCATACTTCTcgtaaattagattaattttttagtagtttagaatattatttgtaaacaaaatccaaatttcataattactactaaaaaagaaaattaaagaaaaagatcaCAGCTCAGGATTAACCAAATTTGGTTTGGGATACTCGGAAGAAAAGATAAATTCATTATGATTATGTAACAAAACGATGAGTAAAAAATAATACCCAAATCGaattgatgataaaatatTAAGTAACCAATCGGAGACTAAAACCATTGTTCACAAAACAATGAACGAATTGAATACTCTGTACAGCATGCAACAActcattaaaagaaaaaaagaaaaaaaaagtaaaaaaagtaaaaacatgCAGCTAGGCTATGGCTATTGAGCTTGCAATTCACGTAAATATTCTCCCAAATCAATCTCGACCCAACAGCCACCGCGGTTTCTTCCCCAGCATCGGACTCTGCACCTCCTGCTCGACAGATAGTTGACTTTTCTTGTCGCCTCCGAACACCGGCCAGAACTCCGGCAACGCCGGAAGGTTCAGGTCGAAGCCGCGTTGACTCTGGTGACTCTGACTTTGACTGTGGCTGTGGCTGGAGGCCCCAGCGCCTCCGCCTTCTGACGTGGTGAGGGCGCTGGTGGCGCCGCTGCCGCCGTCGTAGTGGCAGCGCTTGTGGCCGCCCAGGGCCTGGCCGGTGGGGAAAGTCTTGTGACAAATAGAACACTCATGGGTCCGACCACTTGTAGTGGCGGCGGCGGTTGACGGGTTGTCGGTGGAGTTGACGGCGGCGGAAGCCGCAGAGGAGTCTGACTTGCGGTGGCTGGCCTTGTGGCCGCCGAGGGCTTGGTATGAAGAGAAGGCCTTGTTGCAGACAGAGCACTTGTAAGAGAGCTTCAGAGCCGGCGGCTGAGGAGGCAGCTCAGCATCTGCGTCGGCGGTGGTGCCGCGGGCGAGCATGATGAGGCAGAGAGCAAGGTACTCTTCCTCCGTTGGTGGGTCGTCAACACGTGGCCGCTTAGAGCGCTTCCTCTTGGCCCATGGCTCCTGGGACTGGTTGAGGTGGCGATCCTCCACTTCCTCAAAAGATGAGAAGGGAGGGGAAGGGGTGCTGGGGGATTTCAAAGCCTCCAAGGCCATGTTTGGCGTGCCTGAAATAATACGATGGCCGAGAGAGAAAGATGTAGACTGGTTTGAGTGGGCAAGAAAAAGGTGTGTGCttcagagagagagctcaatttggtgaaatattggctagtgttttttttgttttggggttttttttttgttttgggataTCGGTGGAGAGTGAAGAAGAGAGATGTGGTATTTATATATGGGTTTTGGGAAGAGTTGGTGAGGGAGAGTGAAGTCGGTCaactaagaaaaaaaagaaaaaaaaggaggtgGAGTTGGAGTGGGAGtggagaaagggagagagggaggTGAAGAGGCGGTGACTGAGAGCTTTTGGTTGGACTTTTTCAAGTCAAAACAATTGTATGCTTGCGTTGATTTGCTTTTACATCCACAAAACGAAGCAAATCACACTACTTGGGTCCTGGGGCGTGATCAACACggttcaactttttttttctttttaataaagttttttggtattttttttaattagtttttgttttggtaatttGTTGGTAATTTTGGTAATTACAAACTAATTATACTCACAACTTTGCCTAGAAAAGATGGATAAAATAATGGGAAAGGGAAGTGTCCCTAAACTTCGCATGATGTCATTGTGTTTAACAAGAAAGGAACTAATTACTACTTTTGATTAAATGATTTTTAGCACACTAAAAACAATTGATCAAATTCTACATCATGGGTActtatcaaaaataaaaataaaataaaaggttaaACTTAGAGAGTGTAGTGACACGGACACATTATGACCTCATTGTGTGGGTATACTATAGACACCAAATCAAATTGCAATTGATCATGTTGATATAATTTACAAGAGGGGGATGGAAATTCTTT
Proteins encoded:
- the LOC117637470 gene encoding zinc finger protein ZAT10; translation: MALEALKSPSTPSPPFSSFEEVEDRHLNQSQEPWAKRKRSKRPRVDDPPTEEEYLALCLIMLARGTTADADAELPPQPPALKLSYKCSVCNKAFSSYQALGGHKASHRKSDSSAASAAVNSTDNPSTAAATTSGRTHECSICHKTFPTGQALGGHKRCHYDGGSGATSALTTSEGGGAGASSHSHSQSQSHQSQRGFDLNLPALPEFWPVFGGDKKSQLSVEQEVQSPMLGKKPRWLLGRD